A region of Geobacillus sp. 46C-IIa DNA encodes the following proteins:
- a CDS encoding low molecular weight protein arginine phosphatase, translating into MPYRILFVCTGNTCRSPMAAALLESKQLPGVEVKSAGVFAAEGSEASAHAKTVLKEKGIDAPHRSSLLKKEHIDWATHVLAMTSGHKEMIIGRFPEAKDKTFTLKQFVSGADGDIADPFGGPVEAYRAARDELAALIDRLVEKLQEKQ; encoded by the coding sequence ATGCCGTACCGCATTTTGTTCGTCTGCACAGGCAATACGTGCCGAAGCCCGATGGCCGCCGCGCTGCTTGAGAGCAAGCAGCTGCCCGGTGTCGAGGTGAAATCGGCTGGGGTGTTTGCTGCGGAAGGAAGCGAGGCGTCCGCCCATGCGAAAACGGTGCTGAAAGAAAAGGGGATTGACGCGCCCCATCGTTCCTCTCTGTTAAAAAAAGAGCATATTGACTGGGCGACGCACGTGTTGGCGATGACGTCCGGCCATAAAGAGATGATCATTGGCCGTTTTCCGGAGGCAAAAGACAAAACGTTTACGTTAAAACAGTTCGTTTCAGGAGCAGACGGTGACATCGCCGATCCGTTCGGCGGCCCGGTCGAGGCGTACCGGGCGGCGCGCGATGAGCTGGCAGCGCTCATTGACCGCCTGGTGGAAAAATTGCAAGAGAAACAATGA
- a CDS encoding TIGR01440 family protein: MDAPVTEWRQQWQAILRAFRKQAPLGRGHIVVIGCSTSEVLGERIGTAGSMDVAAMLFAELEAWRRETGIELAFQCCEHLNRALVVERETARAHGLEVVSVVPVPQAGGAMAAYAYRNLANPVVVEAIRADAGIDIGHTLIGMHLKPVAVPVRVPVKQVGAAHVTLAKTRPKLIGGARAVYSLENPNDSCTF, translated from the coding sequence ATGGACGCACCAGTGACCGAATGGCGGCAACAATGGCAAGCCATCTTGCGCGCGTTTCGCAAACAGGCGCCGCTTGGCCGCGGCCACATCGTGGTGATCGGCTGCAGCACGAGCGAAGTGCTTGGCGAGCGGATCGGCACGGCCGGGTCGATGGATGTCGCCGCCATGCTTTTTGCCGAGCTTGAGGCGTGGCGGCGTGAAACCGGCATTGAGCTGGCGTTCCAATGTTGCGAACATTTAAACCGGGCGCTTGTCGTTGAGCGGGAGACGGCGCGTGCTCACGGGCTGGAGGTCGTTTCCGTCGTTCCAGTGCCGCAGGCGGGGGGAGCGATGGCCGCTTACGCCTATCGAAATCTCGCGAATCCGGTCGTCGTCGAGGCGATTCGCGCCGACGCCGGGATCGACATCGGCCATACGCTCATCGGCATGCATTTGAAGCCGGTCGCCGTCCCCGTGCGCGTCCCGGTGAAGCAAGTCGGAGCGGCGCATGTGACGTTGGCGAAAACACGACCGAAGCTGATCGGCGGCGCCCGTGCCGTCTATTCGTTGGAAAATCCGAATGATTCCTGCACTTTCTAG
- a CDS encoding methyl-accepting chemotaxis protein, with translation MGETRRPFGLRLKLVVFTTALAIITYSTSALFLYVLYDWWFASLNKGAFTMVVLLLGIFWSGALAYVAAGWITRPLQRLEEAAAKAAGGYIEEDVPLPSSNDEIRSLAVAFNRMLHHLRTVIANIEEHTARTNEKTAEMSQASETAANHTRDIAATIEDISKGATASAEAIQGAAEAAEDVLALAMRVKETAERAEQSVHEMSETLKASRDITHSLISGIGQLADDQELSRAAVKQLERHAHQIGNITLLVADMAEQTNLLALNASIEAARAGEQGRGFAVVAEEVRKLADESATAVKQIAELVNNIQNEVARVAAQMDKQAAAANAEASRGKQTNEAIAAMVSSAGEVIRAVHDIAELAKSQMEHMERVAAQTQEVAAIAEQTSAGALEVAAATRTQTAAIGDVHKLANELVEQAEQLQAAVARFHAS, from the coding sequence ATGGGGGAAACACGCCGTCCATTTGGCTTGCGCCTGAAGCTTGTCGTCTTTACGACAGCGTTGGCGATCATTACATATTCGACGAGCGCTTTGTTCTTATATGTGTTGTACGATTGGTGGTTTGCGTCGCTCAATAAAGGTGCGTTCACGATGGTTGTGCTGCTGCTCGGCATTTTTTGGTCGGGAGCGCTCGCCTATGTCGCGGCCGGCTGGATTACGAGGCCGCTGCAACGCCTTGAGGAAGCGGCCGCTAAGGCGGCCGGCGGGTACATTGAAGAAGACGTTCCGCTTCCTTCATCCAACGATGAAATCCGCTCGCTTGCGGTCGCTTTTAACCGCATGCTTCACCATTTGCGCACCGTGATCGCTAACATTGAAGAACATACGGCGCGCACCAATGAGAAAACAGCGGAAATGAGCCAAGCATCCGAAACAGCGGCAAACCACACTCGCGATATTGCGGCGACGATTGAAGACATTTCCAAAGGAGCAACCGCTTCAGCGGAAGCGATTCAAGGAGCGGCTGAGGCGGCTGAAGATGTGCTCGCCCTGGCCATGCGGGTAAAAGAAACGGCGGAACGTGCAGAACAATCCGTACATGAGATGTCGGAAACACTCAAGGCAAGTCGGGATATCACTCATTCGCTCATTAGCGGCATCGGGCAGCTGGCCGACGATCAAGAACTATCGCGGGCGGCTGTCAAACAGCTTGAGAGGCACGCTCATCAAATCGGCAACATTACACTGCTTGTTGCCGATATGGCTGAGCAAACGAACTTGCTCGCTCTCAACGCTTCCATCGAGGCGGCTCGCGCAGGCGAACAAGGTCGGGGGTTTGCCGTTGTGGCTGAAGAAGTGCGCAAACTAGCTGATGAAAGCGCTACGGCAGTGAAACAAATTGCTGAATTGGTCAACAATATTCAAAACGAGGTTGCCAGAGTGGCCGCGCAAATGGACAAGCAGGCCGCCGCCGCCAACGCTGAGGCGTCAAGAGGAAAGCAAACGAATGAGGCCATTGCCGCCATGGTATCTTCAGCAGGTGAAGTGATTCGCGCCGTCCATGACATCGCTGAGTTGGCGAAAAGCCAGATGGAGCATATGGAGCGGGTGGCGGCGCAGACGCAAGAAGTGGCGGCGATCGCCGAACAGACGTCAGCGGGTGCGCTCGAAGTCGCAGCGGCAACGCGGACGCAAACGGCAGCGATCGGCGACGTGCACAAGCTGGCCAATGAACTCGTCGAACAGGCGGAACAGCTGCAGGCGGCGGTCGCCCGTTTTCACGCCAGTTAA
- a CDS encoding AtpZ/AtpI family protein, with the protein MKKNDRHPFRAIGLMSAITSQLVGCTLVGLFGGRWADRQLDSEPIFLIIGLLLGLAAGVFATLKTVRRFFEE; encoded by the coding sequence ATGAAAAAAAATGACCGCCACCCGTTTCGAGCGATCGGGTTGATGTCGGCAATTACATCACAACTTGTCGGCTGCACGTTAGTCGGTTTGTTCGGTGGAAGATGGGCCGACCGGCAATTAGACAGTGAGCCGATTTTTCTAATTATTGGCCTGTTGCTCGGTTTAGCGGCAGGAGTTTTTGCCACGCTGAAAACAGTCCGACGCTTTTTTGAGGAATAA
- the rpiB gene encoding ribose 5-phosphate isomerase B has translation MKVAIASDHGGIRIREEIKALLDEMGIEYTDFGCDCETSVDYPDYALPVAEKVARGEFDRGILICGTGIGMTIAANKVKGVRCALCHDVYSAKLTRMHNDSNILAMGERVIGPGLAREIAKAWLETAFEGGRHARRIGKIADYENEHL, from the coding sequence ATGAAAGTGGCCATTGCGTCCGACCACGGCGGAATTCGTATCCGTGAAGAGATTAAGGCCCTTCTTGATGAAATGGGCATCGAGTATACCGATTTTGGCTGCGACTGTGAAACGTCGGTCGATTACCCGGATTACGCGCTCCCGGTCGCCGAAAAAGTGGCGCGCGGCGAGTTTGACCGCGGCATTTTAATTTGCGGCACCGGCATCGGCATGACGATCGCCGCGAATAAAGTGAAAGGGGTGCGCTGCGCCCTTTGTCATGATGTGTACAGCGCCAAACTGACACGCATGCATAACGACAGCAACATCCTCGCGATGGGGGAGCGCGTGATCGGCCCTGGCTTGGCGCGTGAAATCGCGAAAGCGTGGCTCGAGACGGCATTTGAAGGCGGCCGCCACGCGCGGCGGATCGGCAAAATCGCCGATTATGAAAACGAACATTTGTAA
- a CDS encoding L-threonylcarbamoyladenylate synthase codes for MKTRVWVVDNVVGKQRIYPQIQEAAEWLRAGEVVAFPTETVYGLGADAANTAAVDKIFAAKGRPSDNPLIVHVANVAQVEAIVAAIPPVAKTLMERFWPGPLTLVLPKRAGTVSGRVTANLPTVAVRMPDHPLALALIEASGLALAAPSANRSGKPSPTTAAHVLADLNGRIAGVIDGGPTGIGVESTVLDCSGEVPTILRPGGVTKEALSEAIGRVEEAIGIGDEQTAPKAPGMKYTHYAPKAPLWIVAGPPSLLQRLVDESRAGGKTVGVLTTEENKSRYAADAVMACGTRRELETVAHRLYDTLRQFDETGVDLIYSEAFPEEGIGVAIMNRLRKAAGGRVIRE; via the coding sequence TGTGGATAATGTTGTTGGCAAACAGCGAATTTATCCACAAATACAAGAGGCGGCCGAATGGCTGCGGGCCGGGGAAGTGGTGGCGTTCCCGACGGAAACGGTGTACGGCTTAGGGGCGGATGCAGCCAATACGGCAGCGGTGGACAAAATTTTTGCCGCCAAAGGACGGCCGAGCGACAATCCGCTCATCGTTCACGTCGCGAACGTAGCGCAAGTGGAAGCGATCGTCGCAGCGATCCCGCCGGTCGCGAAAACGCTAATGGAACGGTTTTGGCCGGGGCCGCTCACCTTAGTGTTGCCGAAACGAGCCGGGACAGTGTCCGGACGGGTGACGGCTAACCTTCCGACCGTGGCGGTGCGCATGCCGGATCACCCGCTGGCGCTCGCCTTGATCGAGGCGAGCGGCTTGGCGCTTGCCGCTCCAAGCGCCAATCGATCAGGAAAACCGAGCCCGACGACGGCCGCCCACGTGCTCGCCGATTTAAACGGACGCATCGCTGGGGTGATCGATGGCGGGCCAACCGGCATCGGCGTCGAATCGACCGTGCTCGATTGCAGCGGGGAGGTGCCGACGATTTTGCGCCCGGGCGGGGTGACGAAGGAGGCGCTCAGCGAAGCGATCGGCCGCGTTGAGGAGGCCATCGGCATAGGAGACGAACAGACAGCGCCGAAAGCGCCGGGGATGAAATATACGCATTACGCGCCAAAAGCGCCGCTTTGGATCGTCGCCGGTCCGCCTTCGTTGTTGCAGCGGCTTGTCGATGAAAGCCGGGCGGGGGGAAAAACCGTCGGTGTGCTGACGACTGAAGAAAACAAAAGCCGTTATGCCGCTGATGCTGTGATGGCGTGCGGGACGCGCCGCGAACTCGAAACGGTTGCCCATCGCCTGTACGATACGCTGCGCCAATTTGATGAGACGGGCGTCGACCTCATTTACAGCGAGGCGTTTCCGGAAGAAGGGATCGGCGTTGCCATCATGAACCGGCTGAGGAAAGCGGCTGGCGGACGCGTCATTCGCGAATAG
- a CDS encoding manganese efflux pump MntP family protein → MGALIGEMIALSLMALALGMDAFSVALGMGLLRLRLRQIFYIGLTIGLFHIFMPLVGMAVGRFLSREFGSIATYAGGLLLLWLGGQMIVTSFQRGDGSPLFPRGAGLLFFAFSVSLDSFSVGLSLGIFGARTMVTILLFGLFSTVLTWIGLLVGRHFQQWLGSYSEALGGSILLAFGLKLLFS, encoded by the coding sequence ATGGGCGCGTTAATCGGCGAAATGATCGCACTGTCGCTAATGGCGCTGGCGCTAGGGATGGACGCATTTTCGGTCGCTCTAGGAATGGGGCTGTTGCGTCTTCGGCTTCGGCAAATTTTTTATATTGGGCTCACGATCGGCTTGTTTCATATTTTTATGCCGCTTGTTGGCATGGCAGTCGGCCGCTTTTTGTCGCGCGAGTTCGGCAGCATCGCTACTTATGCGGGCGGGTTGTTGCTGTTATGGCTGGGGGGGCAAATGATCGTGACATCGTTTCAGCGGGGAGACGGGTCACCGTTGTTTCCGCGCGGGGCGGGGCTGCTTTTTTTTGCGTTCAGCGTCAGCCTTGACAGCTTTTCGGTCGGGCTAAGCCTTGGCATTTTCGGGGCGCGGACGATGGTGACGATCCTTCTGTTCGGCCTATTCAGCACGGTATTGACTTGGATCGGGCTGTTGGTGGGCCGCCATTTTCAGCAATGGCTCGGTTCATACAGCGAAGCGCTCGGCGGCAGCATTTTGCTCGCGTTCGGGCTGAAGCTGCTCTTTTCGTGA
- the upp gene encoding uracil phosphoribosyltransferase gives MGKVYVFDHPLIQHKLTYIRDKHTGTKEFRELVEEVATLMAFEITRDLPLEEVEIETPVSKAKARVIAGKKLGVIPILRAGIGMVDGILKLIPAAKVGHVGLYRDPETLKPVEYYVKLPSDVEERDFIIVDPMLATGGSAVAAIEALKKRGAKSIKFMCLIAAPEGVKAVETAHPDVDIYIAALDERLNDHGYIVPGLGDAGDRLFGTK, from the coding sequence ATGGGAAAAGTGTATGTATTTGACCATCCGCTCATCCAGCATAAACTGACGTACATTCGCGACAAGCATACAGGCACAAAAGAATTTCGCGAGCTCGTCGAAGAAGTGGCGACGCTGATGGCGTTTGAAATTACGCGCGACCTTCCGCTTGAGGAAGTGGAGATCGAAACTCCCGTCAGCAAAGCGAAAGCGAGAGTCATCGCCGGCAAAAAGCTCGGCGTCATCCCGATTTTGCGCGCCGGCATCGGCATGGTGGACGGCATTTTGAAGCTCATCCCGGCGGCGAAAGTCGGGCACGTCGGTCTATACCGCGATCCGGAAACGCTCAAGCCGGTGGAATATTACGTCAAGCTGCCAAGCGATGTCGAAGAGCGCGATTTCATCATCGTCGATCCGATGCTCGCGACCGGCGGCTCGGCGGTGGCGGCGATCGAAGCGTTGAAAAAGCGGGGGGCGAAAAGCATTAAGTTTATGTGCCTTATCGCGGCGCCGGAAGGGGTCAAAGCGGTGGAAACGGCGCACCCGGACGTCGACATTTACATCGCCGCCCTTGACGAGCGGCTGAACGACCACGGTTATATCGTCCCCGGCCTGGGCGATGCCGGCGACCGGCTGTTTGGCACGAAATGA
- the glyA gene encoding serine hydroxymethyltransferase, with protein sequence MNYLPQQDPQVFAAIEQERKRQHAKIELIASENFVSRAVMEAQGSVLTNKYAEGYPGRRYYGGCEYVDVVEELARERAKQLFGAEHANVQPHSGAQANMAVYFTVLKPGDTVLGMNLSHGGHLTHGSPVNFSGIQYNFVEYGVDPETHVIDYDDVREKARLHRPKLIVAGASAYPRVIDFAKFREIADEVGAYLMVDMAHIAGLVAAGLHPNPVPYAHFVTTTTHKTLRGPRGGMILCQEQFAKQIDKSIFPGIQGGPLMHVIAAKAVALGEALQDDFKVYAKRIIDNAQRLANALQKEGFTLVSGGTDNHLLLVDLRPQQLTGKTAEKVLDEVGITVNKNTIPYDPESPFVTSGIRIGTAAVTTRGFGLEEMDEIAAIIGLVLKNKDNEQALEEARQRVAALTEKFPLYQD encoded by the coding sequence ATGAACTACTTGCCACAACAAGATCCGCAAGTGTTCGCCGCCATCGAACAAGAGCGGAAGCGGCAGCACGCGAAGATCGAGCTGATCGCTTCAGAAAACTTCGTCAGCCGCGCCGTCATGGAAGCGCAAGGATCGGTATTGACGAACAAATATGCGGAAGGCTACCCGGGCCGACGCTATTACGGCGGCTGCGAGTACGTCGACGTGGTCGAAGAGTTGGCGCGCGAGCGGGCGAAGCAGTTGTTCGGGGCAGAGCATGCGAACGTCCAGCCGCATTCCGGAGCGCAGGCGAACATGGCCGTCTATTTCACCGTCCTCAAGCCCGGCGACACTGTGCTTGGCATGAACTTGTCGCATGGCGGACATTTGACGCACGGCAGCCCGGTCAATTTCAGCGGCATTCAGTACAACTTTGTCGAATATGGCGTCGATCCCGAAACACATGTCATCGACTATGACGATGTGCGCGAAAAAGCGCGCCTCCATCGGCCGAAGCTCATTGTCGCCGGCGCCAGCGCCTATCCGCGCGTCATCGATTTTGCCAAGTTCCGGGAAATCGCTGATGAAGTCGGCGCCTATTTAATGGTCGATATGGCCCATATTGCCGGTCTTGTTGCGGCAGGTCTTCATCCGAATCCGGTGCCGTACGCCCACTTTGTCACGACGACGACACATAAAACGTTGCGAGGCCCGCGCGGCGGGATGATTTTATGCCAAGAGCAGTTTGCGAAACAAATCGACAAATCGATTTTCCCTGGCATTCAAGGCGGCCCGCTCATGCATGTCATCGCTGCGAAGGCAGTCGCGTTGGGCGAGGCATTGCAAGATGACTTTAAAGTGTACGCCAAGCGCATCATCGACAACGCCCAGCGCCTGGCGAACGCCTTGCAAAAAGAAGGGTTCACCCTTGTCTCCGGCGGCACGGACAACCATTTGCTGCTTGTTGACTTGCGCCCGCAGCAGCTGACAGGGAAAACGGCGGAGAAAGTGTTGGATGAAGTCGGCATTACCGTCAACAAAAACACGATTCCGTATGATCCGGAAAGCCCGTTTGTCACGAGCGGCATCCGCATCGGGACGGCCGCGGTCACAACGCGCGGCTTCGGCTTGGAAGAAATGGATGAAATCGCTGCTATTATCGGTCTCGTGCTGAAAAACAAAGATAATGAACAGGCGCTTGAAGAAGCGCGCCAACGCGTCGCCGCCCTAACGGAAAAATTCCCGCTCTATCAAGACTAA
- a CDS encoding ATP synthase subunit I, which produces MLDTIIKRIQNQLFILVACYALGAIWTKYEGWFFSLLVGTAAGWYSIRLLARRVRKVGEAVAEGRRPPSLGTMIRFALAIAVALLVSRYPQHLSVVPAVIGLSTPYILLVVNHFLHNDQSAA; this is translated from the coding sequence ATGCTCGATACGATCATCAAACGAATTCAAAACCAACTGTTCATCTTGGTGGCTTGTTATGCATTAGGGGCGATATGGACAAAGTATGAAGGGTGGTTTTTTAGTCTGCTCGTCGGTACAGCGGCAGGATGGTACAGCATACGGCTGTTGGCTCGGCGTGTAAGAAAGGTCGGAGAAGCGGTCGCTGAAGGGCGTCGCCCTCCGTCGCTTGGGACAATGATCCGTTTTGCGTTGGCGATTGCGGTTGCCCTTCTTGTGTCCCGTTACCCCCAACATTTGTCGGTGGTGCCGGCGGTGATCGGCCTATCCACCCCGTATATTTTGTTGGTAGTAAATCATTTTTTACATAATGATCAATCAGCCGCATAG